The Roseibium sp. Sym1 nucleotide sequence CGGCGGCCAGCAGCAGCGCGTCGCTGTCGCCCGCGCCCTGGTGCTCAACCCGCAGGTGCTGCTGCTGGACGAGCCCCTGTCCAATCTCGACGCGCGTTTGCGCCGGCGGGTGCGGACCGAAATCCGCGAGCTGCAGCAGAGGCTGGGTTTTACCGCCGTCTACGTGACCCATGACCAGGACGAGGCGCTTGCCGTCTCCGACCGGATCGTGGTCATGAAGGACGGGCGCATCGCCCAGGAAGGCGCGCCGCGGGAACTTTACGAGGAGCCTGTGTCCGAGTTCATCGCAGATTTCATGGGGGAGGCAAACGTTGTTTCCTGCGAAATCATCGGCCGGGAGGGCGATCAGGCTCTGATCGATGTCGGCGGTCTCCAGCATCGGCTGCGCGCGCGCCAGGCCTCTTCGGGCAAGGCCAGGCTCGCGGTGCGCCCCGGAGCCGTGGTGCTCAATCCGGAGGACAGTTCCGGCCTCGGCGGCGAGATCCTGACGGCGGCCTATCTCGGGGACCACGTCGAATACGAGATCGAGACGCCGGTGGGCAATTTTTTTGTCATCGACCACGCCGTCGAGCGCTCGTTGACCCCGAAGACCACTGTTTCTCTCGGGTTCAGAAACCGCGGCCTGGCACTGATCGAGGCCTGACATGACCTTGCAGACAGCAAACGCGCCCGAGGCACGTTCCGGTCTCGTGGCCCGGTTCGACCTTGCCAGGGACATTGCCCAGGAATCGGGAACCGTTGCCCTCGACTATTTCCGCCGCCGCAAAGAACTGACCATCGAGGTCAAGGGCGGTCTCCAGGACGTGGTCTCGATCGCGGACCGCAACGTGGAGACCTTGATCCGGGAGCGGATCGCGGCCGCATTTCCCGATGACGGCATTCTGGGCGAGGAGCACGGTCTTGAGGAAAGCGGCAGCGGCTATACCTGGGTGGTCGATCCGATCGACGGCACATCCGCCTTCGTTCATGGGCACTCCAACTGGTGCGTTTCCATTGCGCTTCTTTACAAGGGCGATCTTGCCGCGGGCGTGATCCGGGTTCCCTGTGACGACGAGACCTTCGCCGCGATGACCGGCGCCGGTGCCACGCTCAACGGCATGCCGCTCAAGCTTGACGCGTCGATGACCTTGCAGAACAGCCTGACCGGAATCGGTGCGAACCATGCGATCCCGCCGGAGAGGGTCGGCGCACTGATCAGCGGTCTGATGGCGGCAGGCGGCAATTACATCCGCACGGGATCCGGCGCGCAGATGCTGGCCATGGTCGCTGCCGGACGCCTTGCCGGTTTCCATGAACCGTCCATGCATGCCTGGGATTGCCTGGCCGGCTATTGCCTGGTGTCGGAAGCCGGAGGCAGGTACCGGCCGTTTCCGGTCAACGGGGAGGCTATCCTGGAGAGCGGACCCGTCCTGGCGGCCGGGCCGGGTGCGTTCGAGGCGCTGTCGGCGCTGGCGGATGAGGGCGAGCACCCGGGAACGCGCTGACATCCATCACATTGCCAGTGTTGATTCACTGCGCCCGGGATCGCACAGCGATTCCGGGCGAAGCAATTGGTATAGCAGATACAATCAAAGATTTAGTTTCTGAGATTTACTTCTTGTTAATTCTTGCATCTCGCGTCATGGTGATAGTTTTACTTGGAATACAATCAATAGTGGTTGAAGTATTACATATATATACTTACTTGACATCTGGCGCCTGAAATTCGATATTCATTTAAATTCAAATGAGTGAAAGTTTGAATCAATAACAAGAAACACTGTGCCGCGATGCATCAGATCCTTCGGGCAGCTGCCCGGAAAAACCGCGACAAGCGGGTGTGTCGGGCTTTCTGTGCGCGAGGAACGCTTGGACATGTCTAGGAACACGAAAGCGACCGTGCTGGTTGCGGGGGGCGCCGGGTTCATCGGCGTGAACCTGTGCAGGCGCCTGCTTCAGGATGGTCATGAAGTCATCTGCCTCGACAACATGAGCACGGGAATGCCGGAACACGTTGACGAACTGTCCGCGTTTCCTGCCTTCAGGTTCGTGAAGCACGACATTGTCGAGCCGATGGATCTCCCGGTTGACCAGATTTTCAATCTCGCCTGCCCGGCGTCCCCTCCGGCCTACCAGGCGGACCCGGTCAAGACGACACTGACCAACGTGGTCGGGGTGCGCAATCTGCTTGAACTTGCCAGGGTGAATGGCGCCCGCATTCTTCAGGCTTCCACGTCGGAGATCTACGGCGACCCGAAAGAGCATCCTCAAAAGGAAGACTATTGCGGCTGCGTCAACACCATGGGACCGCGGTCCTGCTATGACGAAGGCAAAAGATGCGCGGAGACACTGATGTCGGACTACCGTCGGATGTACGGTGTCGACACGCGTGTCGCCAGGATCTTCAACACGTATGGCCCCGGCATGCGCGAGGACGACGGTCGCGTCGTCTCGAATTTTATCATCGAAGCCCTGCAGGGCCTCGATATCACGATCTACGGCAACGGGTCCCACACGAGGTCCATGTGCTTCGTCGATGATCTCGTCGAAGGGCTTGTCCGTTTCATGGATCAGGACCGTGCGGATGCAGGCCCGATCAATCTCGGCAGTCCCTATGAAACCACCGTACTCGGATTTGCGCATCTGGTTGTCGAACTGACCGGCTCGAAATCCGAGTTTGTCTAC carries:
- a CDS encoding UDP-glucuronic acid decarboxylase family protein, with the translated sequence MSRNTKATVLVAGGAGFIGVNLCRRLLQDGHEVICLDNMSTGMPEHVDELSAFPAFRFVKHDIVEPMDLPVDQIFNLACPASPPAYQADPVKTTLTNVVGVRNLLELARVNGARILQASTSEIYGDPKEHPQKEDYCGCVNTMGPRSCYDEGKRCAETLMSDYRRMYGVDTRVARIFNTYGPGMREDDGRVVSNFIIEALQGLDITIYGNGSHTRSMCFVDDLVEGLVRFMDQDRADAGPINLGSPYETTVLGFAHLVVELTGSKSEFVYLADAIDDPHVRRPDISRATEQLGWEPRVGLVEGVKETIAYFRGSLNAAQASGDRAPHQPRLMASS
- a CDS encoding inositol monophosphatase family protein; this encodes MTLQTANAPEARSGLVARFDLARDIAQESGTVALDYFRRRKELTIEVKGGLQDVVSIADRNVETLIRERIAAAFPDDGILGEEHGLEESGSGYTWVVDPIDGTSAFVHGHSNWCVSIALLYKGDLAAGVIRVPCDDETFAAMTGAGATLNGMPLKLDASMTLQNSLTGIGANHAIPPERVGALISGLMAAGGNYIRTGSGAQMLAMVAAGRLAGFHEPSMHAWDCLAGYCLVSEAGGRYRPFPVNGEAILESGPVLAAGPGAFEALSALADEGEHPGTR
- a CDS encoding ABC transporter ATP-binding protein, with protein sequence MSALKPGSVVFENIRKDFGSFTAIPDLSITIEPGTLVTLLGPSGCGKTTTLRMLAGLEHPTSGRILIGGRDVTMMPAHERDVSMVFQSYALFPHMNALDNVAYGLESSGFKKREARERAEEGLTQVGLAGMGHRLPAELSGGQQQRVAVARALVLNPQVLLLDEPLSNLDARLRRRVRTEIRELQQRLGFTAVYVTHDQDEALAVSDRIVVMKDGRIAQEGAPRELYEEPVSEFIADFMGEANVVSCEIIGREGDQALIDVGGLQHRLRARQASSGKARLAVRPGAVVLNPEDSSGLGGEILTAAYLGDHVEYEIETPVGNFFVIDHAVERSLTPKTTVSLGFRNRGLALIEA